The DNA window ATACTGAACGACCACGTAGCAGTGGCAAAAGCGGTGCATGCCGATGGAGTACATCTGGGCAAAGAAGATATGTCGCCCAAAGAGGCGCGTAAAATACTAGGCAAAGACGCAATCATCGGTGGCACAGCAAACACTTTTGAAGATGTACAAAGACTGGCCAAAGCTGGAGTAGACTACATAGGTGCAGGCCCTTTTAGGTTTACCACCACCAAAAAAAAACTCAGCCCGGTATTGGGAGCCCAAGGCTATACTACGCTCATGGCCAACTGTTATGAGCAAAACATTGATACACCTATAGTAGCCATTGGTGGCATAGTAGCCGAAGACATGAGCATTATCAGACAAACCGGCGTATACGGGGTGGCAGTATCAAGCGTCATTACACATCACCAAGCGCCCGCTCAGGTAGTAGAGACTATACAAACCACCTTCGACAGCAGCAAGGTATGAGCTATCATGTAGCGGCTTATTTGGTAAGTGGACAACGTCTTGAGGCACTTACCAAGGGTAAAAGCCAGTTGGCGGAAGTATGGAAAGACGTAGAAGCTGGCGAACATACTAAAAGATTTGCCCAAAGTCTGGACGAAGGTTTTGCCGATGACTTTAAGGATGGTTGCCCTGATACTTATCGGGCTTTGCTTACGCTAATGCAAGGAAAAGCACAGGAAGCAACCGAGTGGGAGTATATGTATGGTTATGCCCTACAGTTACTCTGTGAAACTTATGGGCAAGCCCTGACCAACGATGGTTTTACTGAGCTTACGTCGGTAGAATACCTGCTTGACTTAGAGGTGTTTAGTGCCAAGGTATTGAATTTTAGGGTGTATGACGACTTTTTTGCCATGCCGCCTGCCTTGCCTTTGCCCTTAAGCGAATACCCAATGGTGGGTTTTTTACCATTGAGCCGAGCCAAGCCGCTTGCCAAAGGGTTTGTTGAACTAAACCTTGAGCATCCTGAGTTTGGCGAAGGCTTGTCTACTTTGCAAAGCTGGGTAGACCACATGTTGACTGAAAAAAAGGATTTGATTACATTTTTTTATTGAGCAGCTTAGTAGCTTGTTTAGCTTCGCAGAGCTTGGAGGCAAGCCTCCTGCGGTTAAATTTTCGGTCATGAGTTTTCAAACAATTGCCCAAAATATTTTGGGCAGAGAGCCCACACCAAACGAAGGTATCAGTGAGCAAGTCATTAGACAACAAGAGGAACGCTTAAAGGTAAAGTTTCCTGCCCCTTTGTTAGAGTTTTATGCCAGTGTAGGCAACTTAAATTTATTTATAAAGGGATACCAACGCTTTGTCAGGTTAGAAGACTTGCGGGTGAAGGATGGCAAACTTGTGTTTTTGGCAGAGCATCAAGAGGTGGTGCATTGGGCGGTAGACTTGACCAATGGCAAGGCTGTTTACCAAACTACCGATCAGTGCCTGGACGGGC is part of the Microscilla marina ATCC 23134 genome and encodes:
- a CDS encoding thiamine phosphate synthase: MKKEIAKLQYITQQTDTLSHVQAAQKACEAGCNWVQLRVKDTPEAEVQAIALKVKAICALYGATFILNDHVAVAKAVHADGVHLGKEDMSPKEARKILGKDAIIGGTANTFEDVQRLAKAGVDYIGAGPFRFTTTKKKLSPVLGAQGYTTLMANCYEQNIDTPIVAIGGIVAEDMSIIRQTGVYGVAVSSVITHHQAPAQVVETIQTTFDSSKV
- a CDS encoding DUF7691 family protein; the protein is MSYHVAAYLVSGQRLEALTKGKSQLAEVWKDVEAGEHTKRFAQSLDEGFADDFKDGCPDTYRALLTLMQGKAQEATEWEYMYGYALQLLCETYGQALTNDGFTELTSVEYLLDLEVFSAKVLNFRVYDDFFAMPPALPLPLSEYPMVGFLPLSRAKPLAKGFVELNLEHPEFGEGLSTLQSWVDHMLTEKKDLITFFY